In the Blautia coccoides genome, TTTTTTATATGTGTCAAACACTCTGGAGCCAGGCGGACAGGTTCCGCCCTATACACCCCGGACAGCGGCCGGACAGTGACAGGAACCGCTTTTCTGCATATACTGACTATGAGAAGAATCAGTGAGGTTTTTTATGGCAGATAAGAGAGTTGACTCCAGGGATGAGATACTGGGGCAGGAGCGGGTGCTGCAGCAGGATATGCGGCGCCTGCGTGCCAATTATCCGGAGAATGCGGCTTATATCCAGTGCTTTGTGGATGACGCGTGTGACCGTATGGATTATGAGGGCAGCAGGATGTATGATGAACATCCGGATAAATACATGATGCGCAAGGTCTGTGATTCCATTCACAGTCAGATACGCAGAGAAAGCGGAAGGATGGGCGTAGAATCGGGGTTCTGCAGAAGATGCGGCAATCTTCCGGACGAAGCACTGCAGGATTTGATAGAGGTCCTGTTCTTTAATGAAGTGTACAGACGCAGATGCAGGCGCAGACGCTGCAGAAGATTATAGTCAGCTTCGGTTCACAAAACTGCAATTTTTGCAGTCTGTGTGCATGCTTTTGCTGCTATGAAGCTGAAAGGCTGAATAGTAACTATTAAACAGCATAAAACTACACTTGGGGCTTGCGGTTTTGTCATAAAACTTTTACAATAGATATGATACTGTAGCTGTGAAAGTACTAAACAGTTACATGATGCTGATATCAGCATACTGTTTTAGGAGAGAAAAAATGACAGAACTGGAAAAATTTCTGGATTTATATATAAATGAAGATTTGATCAGGATCATTATCAGCGGCCCCCGTAAAAAAGAGGGGCCGTCTAAAATACAGATACGCCCTTTATTGCTGAAGGGCCGGGTCATGTATCAGGTTACAAGGACTGTGGGACAGAAAGAGCTTCATGAAAACCATGAAAGAGAGGAAGTGCTCTGTCTCACAGACAACTGGATGCAGCAGGATTTCCGCCAGCTTCAACTGGAGGCAAAGGGCATTCAGGGTACAGTTCTTGCCAGTAAAAAGGGCAGACTTACAATTAAGACTAAGAAAACACAGGGCAGGGAGGATTTTGTTCCCATGCTGACCCACAATCGGCAGAAGAAATATCTGCTGCAGGAAGGTGTGCCGGTGCCCTATCTGATAGATTTGGGAATTATGAATGAAGCGGGCAGGATCAAGAATGCCCGTTATGATAAATTTAAGCAGCTCAACCGCTTTTTGGAGTTTATTGAGGATATTCTCCCCAGGCTTCCAAAAGACAGAGAGGTGAATATCATTGATTTTGGGTGCGGCAAATCCTACCTTACATTTGCAATGTATCACTATCTGCATGAGCTGAAAGGTTATGATATCCAGGTGATCGGTCTGGATCTGAAGGCTGATGTCATCGAGACATGCAGCCGTCTTGCAGAAAAATATCATTACGAAAAACTGCATTTTTATCAGGGAGATATCGCATCCTATGAAGGGTGCAGCCATGTGGATATGGTGGTGACGCTTCATGCCTGTGATACAGCCACAGATCATGCCCTGGCAAAAGCAGTAAAGTGGGGAGCGTCTGTGATCCTGTCTGTGC is a window encoding:
- a CDS encoding class I SAM-dependent methyltransferase; the encoded protein is MTELEKFLDLYINEDLIRIIISGPRKKEGPSKIQIRPLLLKGRVMYQVTRTVGQKELHENHEREEVLCLTDNWMQQDFRQLQLEAKGIQGTVLASKKGRLTIKTKKTQGREDFVPMLTHNRQKKYLLQEGVPVPYLIDLGIMNEAGRIKNARYDKFKQLNRFLEFIEDILPRLPKDREVNIIDFGCGKSYLTFAMYHYLHELKGYDIQVIGLDLKADVIETCSRLAEKYHYEKLHFYQGDIASYEGCSHVDMVVTLHACDTATDHALAKAVKWGASVILSVPCCQHELNRQIANDILAPVLGYGILKERFAAILTDGLRAQMLESAGYDTQILEFIDVEHTPKNLLIRAVKNENKTVSRQQRQAWEKCTEEFHAHPTLASLLFLEE